CACGACCGGGCTCCTCATCGTCGCCCTGCGGACCAGGACCGAGTTCCGGTTCATCACGGTCTTCTCGGTGATCGCCACCCTGCTGATCACCCAGTTCGTGGCACACGGGCTGACCGCGCCGCTGGACGAGATGCGTGCCGTCGCGCGGTCGATCTCGCACGGCGACTACACGAGACGGGTGAGCGGCGCCGGGCGACGTGACGAGCTCGGCGACCTGGCGCAGACGATCAACCGGATGACGGACGATCTGGAGGCGGAGGACCGGCACCGCAAGGAGCTGGTGGCCAACGTCTCCCACGAGCTGCGCACACCGATCGCGGCGCTCAGAGCCGTCCTGGAGAACGTGGTGGACGGGGTGTCCGCCGCGGATCCGGAGACGATGCGCACCGCGCTGAAACAGACCGAACGCCTGGGCAGACTGGTGGAGACCCTGCTGGATCTCTCCCGCCTGGACAACGGCGTGCTGGCGATCAAGGCGCGCCGCTTCGAGGTCTGGCCGTACCTGTCGGGTGTGCTGAAGGAGGCGAATCTCGCCGCCTCCCAGCGCCGGCTCTCCTCAGGTTCGGGCAATCACTCGCGCACCGACGTCCATCTGCACCTCGACGTGTCACCGCCCGAGCTGACGGCCTACGCGGACGCGGAACGCCTCCACCAGGTGGTCGCCAATCTGATCGACAACGCCGTGAAACACAGCCCGCCGCACGGCCGGGTCACGGTGCTGGCGCGGCGCGGGGAGTATCCCGAGTCGCTGGAGCTGGAGATCGTCGACGAGGGCCCCGGCATCCCCGAGGCGGAGCGCCACCGGGTCTTCGAGCGCTTCAACCGCGGCCAGGCGCCCTCCCCGCACGGCCCGGGCAGCGACGGCGGCACGGGGCTCGGCCTCGCGATCGCCCGTTGGGCGGTGGATCTGCACGGCGGCCGCATCGGCGTGGCCGAATCGACCCGTGGATGCCGTATCCAGGTCACCCTTCCAGGGGAAGTACGAACCCAGGGTTGACTCTGCGTTCGAAGCGGAGGGACCCGTTTCTGCTTCCCGTCCGGGAAGAGATACGGTCCAGGGGGCCGCAGCACCGGCCCCGCGTACCCGAAGGGCAGTGGAACCCTGCTTGTTTCCCGCCATTTCATGCGCCGAAACCCGGCTTCGGATGTGATGTGCACGACGAAGACCGGCCCGGCCTGCACGTTACGGCTCGGGAGGCGTAGCCTTGATTTCCGCTGTCCATCACCTTGTGAAGCGGAAGAGGGCGGTTGCCGCCGTGTCGTCTCAGTCCCCCAGTAACTCGAGCATCTCGACCGATCAAGAAGCGGGCTCCGGGTCCAACCCGGCCGCCGCTTTCGGCCCCAATGAGTGGCTCGTCGACGAGATCTACCAGCAGTACCTCCAGGACCCCAGTTCGGTCGACCGCGCCTGGTGGGACTTCTTCGCCGACTACAAGCCGGGTACGTCCGGCACGGCGGACAAGCCCGTCACCGCCCCCGCGGGAGCGGTGACCCCGGCCCCGGCCGCCGCCACCGTGAACAACGGCGCGACGGCACAGGCTCCGGCCGCGCCCCCCGCGGCCCCGGCCAAGCCCGCGGCCGCCGCTCCGGCGAAGGCTCCCGCCGCCCCCGCGAAGGCCGCGCCGGCCAAGGCCGCCCCGGCACCCGCGAAGGCGGAGGCCCCGGCCGAGGCCCCCGGGGGCCCGGAGTTCGTGACGCTGCGCGGCCCGTCGGCCGCCGTCGCGAAGAACATGAACGCCTCCCTGGAGCTGCCGACGGCCACGTCGGTCCGCGCCGTGCCGGTGAAGCTGCTCTTCGACAACCGCATCGTCATCAACAACCACCTGAAGCGGGCCCGCGGCGGGAAGATCTCCTTCACGCACCTCATCGGGTACGCGATGGTGCAGGCCCTCAAGGCCATGCCGTCGATGAACTACTCCTTCGCGGTGAAGGACGGCAAGCCGACCCTGGTCAAGCCGGAGCACGTCAACCTCGGCCTCGCCATCGACCTGGTCAAGCCGAACGGCGACCGTCAGCTCGTCGTGGCGGCCATCAAGAAGGCCGAGACGCTCAACTTCTTCGAGTTCTGGCAGGCCTACGAGGACATCGTCCGCCGTGCGCGCGTCGGCAAGCTCGGCATGGACGACTTCTCCGGGGTCACCGCCTCGCTGACGAACCCCGGCGGCATCGGCACCGTGCACTCGGTGCCCCGCCTGATGCCCGGACAGGGCCTCATCATGGGCGTCGGCGCGATGGACTACCCGGCGGAGTTCCAGGGCACCTCGCAGGACACCCTGAACAAGCTGGGCATCTCGAAGGTCATGACCCTGACCTCGACGTACGACCACCGCGTCATCCAGGGTGCCGCGTCCGGCGAGTTCCTCCGCGTCCTGGCCCAGCTGCTGCTCGGCGAGAACGACTTCTACGACGAGATCTTCAAGGCGCTGCGCATCCCCTACGAGCCGGTCCGCTGGCTCAAGGACATCGACGCCTCGCACGACGACGACGTCACCAAGGCCGCGCGCGTCTTCGAGCTGATCCACTCCTACCGGGTCCGCGGTCACGTGATGGCCGACACCGACCCGCTGGAGTACCGCCAGCGCAAGCACCCCGACCTGGACATCACCGAGCACGGCCTCACCCTGTGGGACCTGGAGCGCGACTTCGCGGTCGGCGGTTTCGCCGGCAAGACGATGATGAAGCTCCGCGACATCCTCGGCGTCCTGCGTGAGTCTTACTGCCGCACCACCGGCATCGAGTTCATGCACATCCAGGAGCCGAAGGAGCGCAAGTGGCTCCAGGACCGGGTGGAGCGTCCGCGCCCGGCCCCGGAGCGCGAGGAGCAGCTGCGGATCCTGCGCCGCCTCAACGCCGCCGAGGCGTTCGAGACGTTCCTCCAGACCAAGTACGTCGGCCAGAAGCGCTTCTCGCTGGAGGGCGGCGAGTCCGTCATCCCGCTGCTCGACGCGGTCATCGACTCCGCCGCCGAGGCCCGCCTCGACGAGGTCGTCATCGGCATGGCCCACCGCGGCCGGCTGAACGTCCTGGCCAACATCGTGGGCAAGTCGTACGCGCAGATCTTCCGGGAGTTCGAGGGCAACCTCGACCCGCGGTCGATGCACGGTTCCGGCGACGTCAAGTACCACCTGGGCGCCGAGGGCACCTTCACCGGTCTGGACGGCGAGCAGATCAAGGTCTCGCTGGCCGCCAACCCCTCGCACCTGGAGGCCGTCGACCCGGTCCTCGAGGGCATCGCGCGCGCCAAGCAGGACATCATCAACAAGGGCGGCACGGACTTCACGGTCCTGCCCGTCGCGCTCCACGGCGACGCGGCCTTCGCGGGCCAGGGCGTCGTCGCCGAGACGCTCAACATGTCGCAGCTGCGCGGCTACCGCACCGGCGGCACGGTGCACGTGGTGATCAACAACCAGGTCGGCTTCACCGCCGCCCCGGAGTCCTCGCGCTCCTCGATGTACGCCACGGACGTGGCGCGCATGATCGAGGCGCCGATCATCCACGTCAACGGTGACGACCCGGAGGCCGTGGTCCGCGTCGCGCGGCTCGCCTTCGAGTACCGGCAGACGTTCAACAAGGACGTCGTCATCGACCTCATCTGCTACCGCCGCCGCGGTCACAACGAGGGCGACAACCCGGAGTTCACCAACCCGCAGATGTACACCCTGATCGACAAGAAGCGCTCGGTGCGCAAGCTCTACACCGAGTCCCTCATCGGTCGTGGCGACATCACCCTGGAAGAGGCCGAGCAGGCGCTCCAGGACTTCCAGGGCCAGCTGGAGAAGGTCTTCGCGGAGGTCCGCGAGGCCACCTCGGCGCCGTCCCAGCCGCATGTCCCGGACGTCCAGGCGGAGTTCCCGGTCTCGGTCGGTACCGCGGTGTCCTCGGAGGTCGTGAAGCTGATCGCCGAGTCGCAGGTCAACATCCCCGACGGCATCACGGTGCACCCGCGTCTGCTCCCGCAGATGCAGCGGCGCGCGGCCTCGGTGGAGAACGGCACGATCGACTGGGGCATGGGCGAGACCCTGGCCATCGGTTCGCTGCTGATGGAGGGCACCCCGGTCCGGCTCGCCGGCCAGGACACCCGCCGCGGCACGTTCGGTCAGCGCCACGCCGTCCTCGTCGACCAGAAGACCGGCGAGGACTACACCCCGCTGCTCTACCTCTCCGACGACCAGGCCCGTTACAACGTCTACGACTCGCTGCTCAGCGAGTACGCGGCGATGGGCTTCGAGTACGGCTACTCGCTGGCCCGCCCGGAGTCCCTGGTGATCTGGGAGGCCCAGTTCGGTGACTTCGTCAACGGCGCCCAGACCGTCGTGGACGAATTCATCTCCTCGGCCGAGCAGAAGTGGGGCCAGACGTCCGGCGTCACCCTGCTGCTCCCGCACGGCTACGAGGGCCAGGGCCCGGACCACTCGTCCGCCCGCCCGGAGCGTTTCCTGCAGATGTGCGCGCAGGACAACATGACGGTCGCGATGCCGACCCTCCCGTCGAACTACTTCCACCTTCTGCGCTGGCAGGTGCACAACCCGCACCACAAGCCGCTGATCGTCTTCACCCCGAAGTCGATGCTGCGTCTCAAGGCAGCGGCGTCGAAGGCCGAGGAGTTCACCACCGGCGGCTTCCGTCCGGTGATCGGCGACGAGACGGTCAGCGCCGAGGCGGTCCGCAAGGTCGTCTTCGTGTCCGGGAAGCTCTACTACGACCTGGACGCCGAGCGCGAGAAGCGCGGCGACACCGAGACGGCGATCATCCGGCTGGAGCGCCTGTACCCGCTGCCGGGTGCGGAGATCCAGGCCGAGATCGCCAAGTACCCGAACGCCGAGAAGTACCTCTGGGCGCAGGAGGAGCCGGCGAACCAGGGTGCGTGGCCGTTCATCGCGCTCAACCTGATCGACCACCTGGACCTGGCCGTCGGCGCCGATGTGCCGCACGGTGAGCGCCTGCGCCGCATCTCGCGTCCGCACGGCTCGTCCCCGGCGGTCGGCTCGGCCAAGCGCCACCAGGCGGAGCAGACCCAGCTGGTCGCCGAGGTCTTCGAGGCCTGATCAGCCGCTGTACGACACCGATGGCCCGGCTCCGCGAGATCTTCGCGGGGCCGGGCCCTCCGGTTTCCGGGGCTCGTTATTCTGGTCCCATGTACTTCACGGACCGTGGCATCGAGGAACTGGAGAAGCGGCGCGGCGAGGAGGAGGTCACCTTCGAGTGGCTCGCCGAGCAGCTCCGTACGTTCGTCGACCTCAACCCCGACTTCGAGGTTCCCGTCGAGCGGCTCGCGACGTGGCTGGCCCGCCTGGACGACGACGAGGACGAGTAGCCGTCCGGCGGGTCAACGCCCCGGGCCGTTGCGGGGCACCACCCCTGGCCGCGGCGTTCACCGCCCGGGACTGTCCGCGTCCGCACCTCTGAAGCGGTCGTACGCGAGTCCCAGCAGGCCCTGCGCGAGGAGGACCAGGCCCGCGGTGATCCAGCCGCCGCTGCGCCGCCGGGCACCCCACAGGGTCAGCGGCAGTCCCGCGGCGATCTGCGCGCCTGCCACCGCGCGGGCCTTCGGTCCGAGCATCCAGGGGCCGAGGCTGCCGCTCTCCACGGCGTCGAGCTCCACGCGCACGGCGTCCCGCCAGCCGCCCCGTTCGACGGTTTCGGCGTGCGGGAGGACGCCGGCCACCGAGCGGAGCCGGTCGGCCGGTTCGCCGGGCGTGAGTCCGGGCGGCAGGTCCACCCCGGTACGGCCGAGCACAGCCAGCAGGCCGCGCAGCCGTGTGCCGGCGTCGGCCTCGGCGTCCCCGCGTGTGAGCCCTTCCAGCACCTGGACGTCGAGGACCGGGTCGAGACCCAGACGGGCGGCGAAGGTCCGCATGGCCTCGTCCTCGCCCACCGGGGTGCCGTCGGCCAGCCAGACGTATCCGACGGGGCGCCGGAACCCGGCGGCCAGGGTGAAGCCCGAGCGGTCGTCGTCCCACCACAGGGCGATCACCGGCCAGGTGGAACCCACCGCGAGTGCGGTGGCCCAGCCGCCGACGACCCGGTCGACCGGCTCCGCACCTCCCTCCGCCGGGGCGCCGGCGGCCGAAGGGCCGTGCGTGCGCCAGGGCTTTCCCTCGGGGACGAGCACGCTCCAGCCGTCCCCGGCCGGGACGAGCGTCATGCCCTCCTGAAGGAGATGGGCCACGGGCCGTACGGTCTCGGGGTCGGCCCGGCACAGCAGCAGGGCACCCACGGATGTCGCGGTCATGCCTCACACGCTAGGGCAATTCCCCCATCAGCGGATCATTCGCACCACCGAGACCCCCCTTCCGCGAGCATCCATTCGATTCCCCCTTGACTTCCCTCATCCGCGATATATCGTGTTGGAAAGAGACGCGATATGTTGCGTCGTGCCATTCAGCGGGAGGTCAGATCCATGCCCGAGTCGACGTGGACCGTCGCCGAGCCCCGGAAGCTCGCGTTCGACGAACCCGTGACAGCGCTCAACGTGCGCATCGTCGACGGAGCGATCAACGTCGTCGGCACGGACGAACCGGCCGCACGGCTGGAGGTCTCCGCGATCGACGGGCCACCGCTGATCGTGACCCTGGTGGACGGCACGCTCTCCGTCGCCTACGAGGACCTTCCGTGGCAGGGCCTTCTGACCTGGCTGGACCGCAGGACTCCGCGCCGCAGGGCCGCGGTCTCGCTGGCCGTACCGGCCGGGGCGGCGGTGGAGGTCGGCGTGATCGGCGCCGAGGCGGTCGTGTCGGGGATCCGGGGACGCACCGAGCTGCGCGGCATCTCCGGGGACAGCACCCTGGTGGGTCTCTCCGGCGTCGTGCGGGCCGAGACGGTGTCCGGCGGCCTGGAGGCCCAGGCCGTCACCGGCGACCTTCGGTTCCAGTCCGTGTCGGGTGATCTCACGGTCGTCGAGGGCGCGGGCACCTCGGTCCGGGCGGAGTCGGTGACCGGGCACATGGTGCTCGACCTCGACACCTCGCCGAAACCGACCGACATCAGACTGACCTCGGTGTCCGGTGAGATCGCCATCCGCCTGCCGCACCCCGCCGACGCGAAGGTGGAGGCGAACACCGCGAGCGGGACCGTCTCCAACGCCTTCGAGGACCTGCGGGTGGGCGGCCAGTGGGGCGCGAAGAAGATCACCGGCACCCTCGGCGCGGGCACGGGGAAGCTGAAGGCGACCACCGTCTCGGGTTCGATCGCCCTGTTGCGCCGGCAGGCCGCCCAGGACCACGCGCATGATGCCGAGCCGACCGGAAAGGTGCTCTGACATGGCCCCCGTATTCGCCCACGGCCGCTTGCGCCTGTATCTCCTCAAGCTTCTGGACGAGGCTCCCCGCCACGGCTACGAGGTGATCCGCCTCCTGGAGGAGCGCTTCCAGGGGCTGTACGCCCCGTCGGCGGGCACCGTGTATCCGCGCCTGGCCAAGCTGGAGGCCGAGGGCCTGGTGACCCACGCCACCGAGGGCGGCCGCAAGGTCTACTCCATCACCGACGCCGGACGGGCCGAGCTGGCGGGCCGGGGCGGCGAACTGGCGGATCTGGAGCTGGAGATCCGCGACTCCGTCTCCGAGCTTGCGGCAGAGATCCGCGACGACGTGCGGGGCGCGGTCGGCCAGCTGCGCAGCGAGATGCGCGCGGCGGCCTCCGAGTCACGGCAGACCTCCGGCGGGGGCCGGAGCGGCTGGGACCCCGGCTTCGGGGAGAAGGAGGCATGGCGCCTGGCGAAGGAGGAGCTGCGCAAGGCGAAGCAGGAGTGGAAGGAACAGGCCCGAAGGGCGAAGGACGAGTCCCGCAAGGCCCGTGAGGACGCCGAGCAGGCACGCCGTCAGGCCCAGGAGGCGCACGAGAAGGCGCGGGAGCAGGTACAGAACGCCGCGCGCCAGGTCCAGGAGCACTTCGCTCGGGGCGACTGGCCGGCAGGCGTGCGGGACGGCCTGGCCGAGATCACCGGCCAGCTCGGCGGCTTCGCCAGGACGGGCACCTGGCCGTCGTACAGCCGCCCCGCACCGGAAGAGCCGGACATCGAGTGGGCAGCCGACACCACGACCACCGGGGACCCGGCACGTGACCTGGACCGCCTGCTGGACCGCTTCCGTGACGACATCCGTGACGCGGCCCGGGACCGAGGCGTCACCGGGACCCAACTCTCCGAGGCACGCGGCCATCTGGCCACCGCCGCGACGCACATCGACTCGCTGCTGCGGGGAACGGCCGACGAGACGAAGGACCCCGAGGGCGCGTCCTGATCTCCGTCCGCCGCACTGCGCCGTCGGCCCACGGCGCGGTGCGGCGGACGGCCGGTCAGCTCGCCCGGCGGCTCTCCCCGCCCTCTCCGTACAGCGCCCGCTCCACCGTCGCGTAGGTCGCCCCGTTCTCGGCGAGCACATCGGCGACGGGGCCGGGACAGGCGGTCAGGGCCAGCAGCAGGTGCTCCTCGCCGATGAAGCGGTCACGCCGGCCGAGGGCGATGCGAAGGGACTTCTCCAGGATGCCCTTGGCGCCGCCGGTGAAGGGGCGCCGTCCGGACCACCGGCGTCTGTTGCCGCGCGCGCCCGCCAGGACTCCCTCACCGTGGACGCCCTCGACGCGGGCCAGGATCTCGGTGATGTCGATGCCGATACCGGCGAGTGCCTCGGTGTCCGCCTTGGTGAGCCCGCCCCGGCGGCGGGCCTCCGCGAGCGCCGCCTCCATGGAGGCACGCCGGTCGACGAGCCCGAGGGCGGCGACGGCGAAGGAGGCGCGGCTGCCCCTCCGATCCAGGAGGGAGAGAAGCAGGTGCTCCTCGGTGACGGAGTCCGCCTGGGCCTGCTCGGCATGAGTCACGGCGCCGGTCACGGTGGCCCGCGCCCCCTTGGTGAATCGCTCGAACATCAATGCCTCCCGTACTTCTTGTGCACGGCCTGCCTGCTGACACCCAGCTCGGCAGCGATCTCCTGCCACGACCATCCCTGGACGCGGGCACTTCTCACCTGGACGGCTTCGAGTTGTTCTAGCAGCCTCCGCAGCGCGGCGACGGCCCGCAGCCCGACGCGCGGGTCGCGGTCACCGGCACGTGCGGCGAGATCCGTTGCTTCGGTCATAATGT
The DNA window shown above is from Streptomyces sp. Alt3 and carries:
- a CDS encoding Clp protease N-terminal domain-containing protein, yielding MFERFTKGARATVTGAVTHAEQAQADSVTEEHLLLSLLDRRGSRASFAVAALGLVDRRASMEAALAEARRRGGLTKADTEALAGIGIDITEILARVEGVHGEGVLAGARGNRRRWSGRRPFTGGAKGILEKSLRIALGRRDRFIGEEHLLLALTACPGPVADVLAENGATYATVERALYGEGGESRRAS
- a CDS encoding DUF6104 family protein, with the protein product MYFTDRGIEELEKRRGEEEVTFEWLAEQLRTFVDLNPDFEVPVERLATWLARLDDDEDE
- a CDS encoding HAMP domain-containing sensor histidine kinase, whose amino-acid sequence is MTRPGSGLRPFSIKAKLGTLVVVSVFITTGLLIVALRTRTEFRFITVFSVIATLLITQFVAHGLTAPLDEMRAVARSISHGDYTRRVSGAGRRDELGDLAQTINRMTDDLEAEDRHRKELVANVSHELRTPIAALRAVLENVVDGVSAADPETMRTALKQTERLGRLVETLLDLSRLDNGVLAIKARRFEVWPYLSGVLKEANLAASQRRLSSGSGNHSRTDVHLHLDVSPPELTAYADAERLHQVVANLIDNAVKHSPPHGRVTVLARRGEYPESLELEIVDEGPGIPEAERHRVFERFNRGQAPSPHGPGSDGGTGLGLAIARWAVDLHGGRIGVAESTRGCRIQVTLPGEVRTQG
- a CDS encoding PadR family transcriptional regulator, with the translated sequence MAPVFAHGRLRLYLLKLLDEAPRHGYEVIRLLEERFQGLYAPSAGTVYPRLAKLEAEGLVTHATEGGRKVYSITDAGRAELAGRGGELADLELEIRDSVSELAAEIRDDVRGAVGQLRSEMRAAASESRQTSGGGRSGWDPGFGEKEAWRLAKEELRKAKQEWKEQARRAKDESRKAREDAEQARRQAQEAHEKAREQVQNAARQVQEHFARGDWPAGVRDGLAEITGQLGGFARTGTWPSYSRPAPEEPDIEWAADTTTTGDPARDLDRLLDRFRDDIRDAARDRGVTGTQLSEARGHLATAATHIDSLLRGTADETKDPEGAS
- a CDS encoding multifunctional oxoglutarate decarboxylase/oxoglutarate dehydrogenase thiamine pyrophosphate-binding subunit/dihydrolipoyllysine-residue succinyltransferase subunit gives rise to the protein MSSQSPSNSSISTDQEAGSGSNPAAAFGPNEWLVDEIYQQYLQDPSSVDRAWWDFFADYKPGTSGTADKPVTAPAGAVTPAPAAATVNNGATAQAPAAPPAAPAKPAAAAPAKAPAAPAKAAPAKAAPAPAKAEAPAEAPGGPEFVTLRGPSAAVAKNMNASLELPTATSVRAVPVKLLFDNRIVINNHLKRARGGKISFTHLIGYAMVQALKAMPSMNYSFAVKDGKPTLVKPEHVNLGLAIDLVKPNGDRQLVVAAIKKAETLNFFEFWQAYEDIVRRARVGKLGMDDFSGVTASLTNPGGIGTVHSVPRLMPGQGLIMGVGAMDYPAEFQGTSQDTLNKLGISKVMTLTSTYDHRVIQGAASGEFLRVLAQLLLGENDFYDEIFKALRIPYEPVRWLKDIDASHDDDVTKAARVFELIHSYRVRGHVMADTDPLEYRQRKHPDLDITEHGLTLWDLERDFAVGGFAGKTMMKLRDILGVLRESYCRTTGIEFMHIQEPKERKWLQDRVERPRPAPEREEQLRILRRLNAAEAFETFLQTKYVGQKRFSLEGGESVIPLLDAVIDSAAEARLDEVVIGMAHRGRLNVLANIVGKSYAQIFREFEGNLDPRSMHGSGDVKYHLGAEGTFTGLDGEQIKVSLAANPSHLEAVDPVLEGIARAKQDIINKGGTDFTVLPVALHGDAAFAGQGVVAETLNMSQLRGYRTGGTVHVVINNQVGFTAAPESSRSSMYATDVARMIEAPIIHVNGDDPEAVVRVARLAFEYRQTFNKDVVIDLICYRRRGHNEGDNPEFTNPQMYTLIDKKRSVRKLYTESLIGRGDITLEEAEQALQDFQGQLEKVFAEVREATSAPSQPHVPDVQAEFPVSVGTAVSSEVVKLIAESQVNIPDGITVHPRLLPQMQRRAASVENGTIDWGMGETLAIGSLLMEGTPVRLAGQDTRRGTFGQRHAVLVDQKTGEDYTPLLYLSDDQARYNVYDSLLSEYAAMGFEYGYSLARPESLVIWEAQFGDFVNGAQTVVDEFISSAEQKWGQTSGVTLLLPHGYEGQGPDHSSARPERFLQMCAQDNMTVAMPTLPSNYFHLLRWQVHNPHHKPLIVFTPKSMLRLKAAASKAEEFTTGGFRPVIGDETVSAEAVRKVVFVSGKLYYDLDAEREKRGDTETAIIRLERLYPLPGAEIQAEIAKYPNAEKYLWAQEEPANQGAWPFIALNLIDHLDLAVGADVPHGERLRRISRPHGSSPAVGSAKRHQAEQTQLVAEVFEA
- a CDS encoding DUF4097 family beta strand repeat-containing protein produces the protein MPESTWTVAEPRKLAFDEPVTALNVRIVDGAINVVGTDEPAARLEVSAIDGPPLIVTLVDGTLSVAYEDLPWQGLLTWLDRRTPRRRAAVSLAVPAGAAVEVGVIGAEAVVSGIRGRTELRGISGDSTLVGLSGVVRAETVSGGLEAQAVTGDLRFQSVSGDLTVVEGAGTSVRAESVTGHMVLDLDTSPKPTDIRLTSVSGEIAIRLPHPADAKVEANTASGTVSNAFEDLRVGGQWGAKKITGTLGAGTGKLKATTVSGSIALLRRQAAQDHAHDAEPTGKVL
- a CDS encoding sigma factor-like helix-turn-helix DNA-binding protein, which produces MTEATDLAARAGDRDPRVGLRAVAALRRLLEQLEAVQVRSARVQGWSWQEIAAELGVSRQAVHKKYGRH